From the Sphingobacterium sp. lm-10 genome, the window GCCAACATATCTACTCCAGCTACGGTCAATCCCATGGCTTTGGCAGCTGAGATAGCGGTTTCTTTTTCTTTACGGGTCAATTTGATGATTTCGGCACTACCACCCCGGTGCAGGTTAGAACGAAATTCTCCTTCTTTAGCCGTCCGTTTCATGGCGCCGACCACTTTACCATCGACCACGAAGGCGCGGATATCAGAACCTTTCGATTCTTTGATGTATTCCTGAATCAGGATGTTGTTTCCCAATCCATAGAAGGCCTCAATCACGGATGAAGCTGCTTTCTTGGTTTCGGCAAGCACCACACCGATACCTTGTGTACCTTCCAGTAATTTGATCACTAAAGGAGCTCCTCCTACCATGCTAATCAAATCGTCTACATCAGAAGCTGTGCGGGCGAAGCCTGTAATAGGAAGCCCTAAGCCAGCTCCCGAAAGAATTTGCATACAACGCAGTTTATCTCTCGAACGCGTGATTGCCTGGCTTGGATTGGCAGACAACACGTCCATCACTTCGAACTGACGTACAATAGCCGATCCATAGAAGGTTACTGAAGAACCAATCCGCGGTACGATCGCATCGATACCGGCGATATCCTGTCCTTTATAATGTATGCTAGGCTTGTCTTGTTGTATACCGACA encodes:
- the rimK gene encoding 30S ribosomal protein S6--L-glutamate ligase produces the protein MKIAILSTNKNLYSTRRLVESAQARGHECVVIDHSKCYVGIQQDKPSIHYKGQDIAGIDAIVPRIGSSVTFYGSAIVRQFEVMDVLSANPSQAITRSRDKLRCMQILSGAGLGLPITGFARTASDVDDLISMVGGAPLVIKLLEGTQGIGVVLAETKKAASSVIEAFYGLGNNILIQEYIKESKGSDIRAFVVDGKVVGAMKRTAKEGEFRSNLHRGGSAEIIKLTRKEKETAISAAKAMGLTVAGVDMLASDRGPLILEVNSSPGLEGIETATGKDIASEIIQYLERQHEAKQALKPAVRVKRTVKRESKL